The genomic interval GTCGACGACCAGCGGCGTGATATCGACGCCGAGGCCGGAGATCATCCAGGGCGCGCCACGCGCTTCCTCCTCGACAAGCGTCACGAGCGCCGCCAGTCCGTAGGGCTTTGGCGGAAAGCAGAACGCAAACTGCTGCGAGAACATGAAGCGGTAGATCGGTGTCTTCACGCCGCTCGCGCGTGCCAGCGTAGCACCTGCGCGGATAAACCCCGGCTCGTAGATGGCAAACGCCGGGTGGATGCCGTGCCGCACGGCAACGCTGAGCCCGTGCCTTATATGGCTCTCCGGGTTGAGATAGGTCTCCGCCGGCTTGGCCTGCGCCGTCGTCGTTGTCAGCGTAAAATTGACGCTGCCGGGATCGACCACCGCGAATTCGAGGAGGCCGCGTTCGGCGAGCGCCTCGATATGGGCGAAGCGCGCCGTGGGGTCCGCAACATTGCCGCGCGCGTCGAGGCCGGGAATGGACGGATAGACGGGAACGTCGATCGTGGCGCGAATGCCCTCGATGATGCGCGCATAGACCTGCCAGTCAAACGTCTGCGGCCCGCCGCCGTCATAGGCGTGGGTGTGGATGATGGCCGCGCCCGCGCGGGCGCAGGCGATGCCCTCGGCGACGATGGCCTCGATCGTATCGGGGATGCCGGGCTGGTAGGCGCGGCTCCACGGCCCGTTCAACGCCGCCTCGATCCAGACTTTTCGCATGGCGAGACCTCCCGTCGGTTGTTTGGCGTGGCGACGAGTTCTACTCGACCGCTTCGACGATCCGTATGTCGCGCTCGGCGCCGTCGCCGAGCAAATCATGCGCGGCCTGATAGGCCGGGCTGGCGTACGCCACCCTTGCGCTTTCCACACTATCGAACTCGATGAGAACGACCCGCTCCATCAGGCCGAGTTCGAAGGCCGCCGCCGGGATGCCGCGCGCGAGCACGCGGCCACCAGCAGCTTCGAGGGCGGGCCGCGACGCCTTGGCATAGGCTGCCATCGCGTCGGGGTTCCTGATCGAGCGGTATGTCGCGACCCAGTATGCCTTGGGCATGTGTTCTCCAATCATGCTTCGCCGCTTCCAACCTGCGCGGCTGGCGATTACGCTCTCTAGCACGCAAATCAGGGAGTTCCGAGCACTGCATGGCCGCATCGCGTCATCTTGCCGTTGTCATTGCGGTCTCCGCCTTCGCACTTCTGTGCGCGACGCTTGTCAACGCAGCAGCTGCCACTGCGCTCGCGCCGCGGCAGTCCGAGGCGCGCGACGCCTATGATCGCGCATTGAGTAACTTCAGATCGATCCTCGGCGAGCGCCGCCGCCAGATCGACGCCAAGGAGCCGCTGCCGGACCTGCCGGGGCAGGCGCTTTACCTTGCCCGCGTCAGCGTCATGAGCACCTACAAGGATCTCACGGACGCGCTGCCGTCGAAGATCGGGCGGCCGAACAAGTTCGAGATCCCGCCGGCCTATTTTGACGCCGACAACGAGCCGCTGCTGGACGAGTACCGAAAACTGTTCGACGTGATGGAGCGGCCGCCGGCCTATGCGCAGGCCTCGCCGACGCCATTCAAGGATGTCGTCGATCTCGCCATCGCGATCGCACGAGCGAAAGGCCTTGATGCGAAAGACGCCGAGGCCGCGGGCCGCATCAGCCTCGGGATGTTCTTTGCGGAGACCAACGGCAATCAGAACGTCGGAAACGGGCGCTCGAACAGCTACAAGGGCAGCTATCAGACCGGGCCGTCCGAGGATCGCAACGGCCGCAAGCGCTGGGCCGCGATCAAGGAGAAGATCGCCGCCGAAGATCCGCAGATCATCGCGCGCGACGCCAAGGAAGAGGTGCGCGCCGCCGGTATCGACCAGCGCTACAATCACTGGACCGCTGTCAGAAACGGATTGATGAATGCGCATGCCGATCTGTTTGTGCAGATACCCGCCATCGCAAAAATGCTGCCGGACCCGGTCGACCAGATGAAGGTGTTTGAACTGATCCAGATCGTGCCGGCGCCGACAAGGGCGGCGCTACGATCGGGCAATTTCCTTCAGACCCGGGTGTCCGATCCGACCATCATGAAATATCTGCGCAACAACAGCGTGTTCGCGTTCGGACAGGCCGACCGCGCGCGGACATCTGCGACCTTCCGCGAGATCATGGATGCGATGTGGCTGTTCAACGTCAAGTTCGAGCGCGCGCTGGCTGAGTTCGACGTGGTCAAGGCGCGGGGCCGTCCGTGAAAATCGGGCTGACGGCCGCTTGTCTACCAGGCGAGCTGCATGAGCAATGGAAGCACGATGCCGATGGCCCGTTCGATGTCGCGGTAGTCGTCACGGTAATGCCGTTGCGCGGCCATCTGGCGATGCCTTGGTTTGGGCTGAGCCAGTCTTTCGCGCTTGCCGCTGGGGGCAGCCTTTGTATCCGCCGGATTGCCTTCAACCGGCGCTGCGATCGCCGGCCTTTGTTCGACGGGCGCTGCCTGAACGGGCTTCGTCACGGTCACGGCGGGCCGCTCGACATAGGTCGGTGTGGCCGGCTTTTGCTCGGCGGGCGTAGTCTGAACGGGCTGCGTCGCTGATATGGCCGGCTGGTCGACAGGAAGTGCGGAGGCAGGCGTTTGCTCGATGGGTGTTGCGGCCTGAGCGGGCTTTGCCTCGGTCACAGCAGCAGACTCAGGTGACGCGATGGCCGGCTTTGGTTCGACTGGCGGAGCCGGAACGGCTTTCGTCTCCGTCACAACAGGCGGTACGACAGGCGATGCCGGGGTCGGCTTCTGCTCGATGGGCGCAGCCTGAACAGGTTTTGTCTCGATCGGTGCATGCGGCTTGGCGGCCGTCGGTTTATGCTCGACAGGCGCGGGCTGACCGGGTTTCGCCCTGGCTGCCGTGCCGTCTTCCTCGTCCATCACGGCGCGGCATCCGGGGCTGAGACTGCCCTTGTTCCGCCGCATGCACGCGATGATCCTCGAAATGTTTGGTATTTCCGAGCTGCAAAGGCGGAACGCGTCGCCCGTGCACATCTGGCGCGCCCGGGCGCTGTAGGCAGAGCTCGGCGAGCTCACGACGCTCGAGAGCGAAAGCGCGACACCCAATGTCAGGCCGATCTTGCGGAGTGTACCGATGCGGGGCGCGGTCATGCTTGCGTCCGTC from Bradyrhizobium arachidis carries:
- a CDS encoding 3-keto-5-aminohexanoate cleavage protein — translated: MRKVWIEAALNGPWSRAYQPGIPDTIEAIVAEGIACARAGAAIIHTHAYDGGGPQTFDWQVYARIIEGIRATIDVPVYPSIPGLDARGNVADPTARFAHIEALAERGLLEFAVVDPGSVNFTLTTTTAQAKPAETYLNPESHIRHGLSVAVRHGIHPAFAIYEPGFIRAGATLARASGVKTPIYRFMFSQQFAFCFPPKPYGLAALVTLVEEEARGAPWMISGLGVDITPLVVDTVARGGHIRVGLEDALLGSTATNLRLVEDAVRLVRAEGAEPATAEDVRRALGGA
- a CDS encoding DUF1330 domain-containing protein codes for the protein MPKAYWVATYRSIRNPDAMAAYAKASRPALEAAGGRVLARGIPAAAFELGLMERVVLIEFDSVESARVAYASPAYQAAHDLLGDGAERDIRIVEAVE